One segment of Pseudomonas pohangensis DNA contains the following:
- a CDS encoding DUF2797 domain-containing protein, whose translation MALLGQGALRKMSARLDSPVSYAFCLDEQELPVNPLLGQRLSIEFLGAIHCSHCGRKTKKSFSQGYCYPCFTKLAQCDSCIMSPERCHYAAGTCREPAWGEQFCMTDHIVYLANSSGIKVGITRASQVPTRWIDQGASQALPILRVATRQQSGFVEDLLRGQLSDRTNWRAMLKGEAAPLDLPAVRDQLFATFADGIGELQQRFGLQALQLLGDMQPVEITYPVSCYPTKVVSHDLDKTPLVEGTLLGIKGQYLLLDTGVINLRKYTAYQVAICA comes from the coding sequence ATGGCGTTGCTCGGGCAGGGCGCCTTGCGCAAGATGAGCGCCAGGCTGGACTCGCCCGTCAGCTATGCGTTCTGTCTGGATGAGCAGGAGCTGCCGGTCAATCCGCTGCTCGGCCAGCGCCTGAGCATCGAATTCCTCGGTGCCATCCATTGCAGCCATTGCGGGCGCAAGACCAAGAAGAGTTTCAGCCAGGGTTATTGCTATCCCTGCTTCACCAAACTGGCGCAGTGCGACAGCTGCATCATGAGCCCCGAACGCTGCCACTACGCCGCCGGCACCTGCCGCGAGCCGGCCTGGGGCGAGCAGTTCTGCATGACCGACCACATCGTCTATCTGGCCAATTCTTCCGGGATCAAGGTCGGCATCACCCGTGCCTCGCAGGTGCCGACACGCTGGATCGACCAGGGCGCCAGCCAGGCGCTGCCGATTCTGCGCGTCGCCACCCGTCAGCAATCCGGCTTTGTCGAAGACCTGCTGCGCGGGCAACTGAGTGACCGCACCAACTGGCGCGCCATGCTCAAGGGCGAGGCCGCGCCGCTGGATCTGCCGGCCGTGCGCGACCAGCTGTTTGCCACCTTTGCCGATGGCATCGGCGAGCTGCAGCAACGCTTTGGTCTGCAGGCCCTGCAATTACTCGGCGACATGCAGCCGGTCGAAATTACCTATCCGGTCAGCTGCTATCCGACCAAAGTCGTCAGCCATGATCTGGACAAGACCCCGCTGGTCGAGGGTACGCTGCTGGGGATCAAGGGCCAGTACCTGCTGCTCGACACTGGCGTGATCAACCTGCGCAAATACACTGCATATCAGGTGGCCATTTGCGCCTGA
- a CDS encoding YeaC family protein — protein MSNFAQIASTINAEVYASFKLAVEIGKWPDGRKLSAEQKELCLQAMIAYELKHLPADQHTGYMGPQACESQSMEVPNILFSSKADTLH, from the coding sequence ATGTCGAATTTTGCTCAAATTGCCAGCACCATCAACGCCGAGGTCTACGCGAGCTTCAAGCTGGCGGTGGAGATCGGCAAGTGGCCGGATGGGCGCAAGCTCAGTGCCGAACAGAAAGAGCTGTGCCTGCAGGCGATGATCGCCTACGAACTCAAGCATCTGCCCGCAGACCAGCACACCGGCTACATGGGCCCGCAGGCCTGCGAATCGCAATCCATGGAAGTGCCGAATATCCTGTTCAGCAGTAAAGCGGACACCCTGCACTGA
- a CDS encoding rhomboid family intramembrane serine protease, with amino-acid sequence MKAVAAMRLPVSVDLGGFIALLRRLQVPHRVTEVAGEQVLWVGAEPIAEQVRQLYAQYPQGDGVELVAATPVNPSGSVLQKLRATPMTSALLLITLLVALVTWGGSNLQAVRWLSFLDFSVQGDYLYFVPWSQSMAQGQWWRLVSPVLLHFGLLHLAMNSLWCWELGRRIELRQGALTLFVLLLFYSLVSDLAQFYWSGPGLFGGLSGVLYGLLGHCWIYQKLAPDRIYRLPPGVVGMMLIWLLICMTGIFELVQLAAIANAAHVGGLLAGCLTGLLGGALARQRQ; translated from the coding sequence GTGAAGGCCGTAGCCGCCATGCGTTTGCCGGTAAGTGTCGATCTGGGCGGCTTCATCGCCCTGTTGCGGCGCTTGCAGGTGCCGCACCGCGTCACCGAAGTCGCCGGCGAACAGGTGCTGTGGGTTGGCGCCGAGCCGATAGCCGAGCAGGTACGCCAGCTGTATGCGCAGTACCCGCAGGGTGATGGCGTTGAACTGGTGGCCGCCACGCCGGTAAATCCTTCCGGCAGTGTGCTGCAGAAGCTGCGGGCGACACCGATGACCAGCGCACTGTTGCTGATTACCCTGCTGGTCGCACTGGTGACCTGGGGTGGCAGCAACCTGCAGGCGGTACGCTGGCTGAGTTTCCTCGATTTCAGCGTGCAGGGTGATTACCTGTACTTCGTGCCCTGGTCGCAGAGCATGGCGCAAGGCCAGTGGTGGCGTCTGGTGTCACCGGTGTTGCTGCATTTCGGCCTGCTGCATCTGGCGATGAACAGCCTCTGGTGCTGGGAACTCGGGCGGCGTATCGAATTGCGCCAGGGTGCGCTGACGCTGTTCGTTCTGCTGCTGTTTTACAGTCTGGTGAGTGACCTGGCACAGTTCTACTGGAGTGGTCCGGGGCTGTTTGGCGGCCTTTCCGGGGTGCTCTACGGCCTGCTCGGGCATTGCTGGATCTACCAGAAGCTGGCCCCCGACCGCATCTATCGGCTGCCGCCGGGGGTAGTCGGCATGATGCTGATCTGGCTGCTGATCTGCATGACCGGTATTTTCGAACTGGTGCAGCTGGCGGCGATCGCCAATGCGGCCCATGTCGGCGGCCTGCTGGCCGGCTGTCTGACCGGCCTGCTGGGCGGTGCACTGGCGCGGCAGCGTCAGTAG
- a CDS encoding metallophosphoesterase, protein MYLDPQRGYDLIGDVHGCTHTLERLLDSLGYRQHGGVWRHPWRQVLFLGDIIDRGPRIREALHLVHDMVEAGQAHCIMGNHEFNALGWSIPAPADSGREFVCEHTARHARQLRETHRQFEQHPADWQDFLGWFCQLPLLLDGGRFRVVHACWDGALISQLRARFADARVDQGFVEAAAVQGSLPHRVFDRLLRGLNMRLPNGLAMTGDDGLTRSFFRSKFWAVDPQTYGDIVFQPDALPEQVAAQPLPAAEKASLLSYPAEEPLLFVGHYWRRGKPAPLRPNLACLDYSAVMRGKLVAYRLDDEAQLDPGKFVWVEVELPEAPQ, encoded by the coding sequence ATGTATCTCGATCCGCAACGCGGCTATGACCTGATCGGCGACGTGCACGGTTGCACGCACACGCTGGAGCGTCTGCTCGACAGCCTCGGTTACCGCCAGCACGGCGGCGTCTGGCGGCATCCGTGGCGCCAGGTGCTGTTCCTCGGTGACATCATCGATCGCGGCCCGCGTATCCGTGAGGCGCTACACCTGGTGCATGACATGGTCGAGGCCGGGCAGGCGCACTGCATCATGGGTAATCACGAATTCAATGCGCTGGGCTGGAGCATTCCGGCGCCGGCAGACAGCGGGCGTGAATTTGTCTGTGAACACACGGCCCGGCATGCCCGCCAGCTGCGCGAAACCCATCGGCAGTTCGAGCAGCATCCGGCTGACTGGCAGGACTTCCTCGGCTGGTTCTGCCAGCTGCCGTTGCTGCTCGATGGCGGGCGTTTCCGCGTGGTGCATGCCTGCTGGGATGGCGCCCTGATCAGCCAGTTGCGCGCACGCTTTGCCGATGCCCGGGTTGATCAGGGTTTCGTCGAGGCGGCGGCAGTGCAGGGCAGCTTGCCCCACCGGGTGTTCGATCGGCTGCTGCGCGGGCTGAACATGCGCCTGCCCAACGGCCTGGCGATGACTGGTGATGACGGCCTGACCCGTTCGTTCTTTCGCAGCAAGTTCTGGGCGGTAGACCCGCAAACCTACGGCGACATCGTGTTTCAGCCCGATGCCCTGCCCGAGCAGGTGGCTGCCCAGCCACTGCCGGCCGCCGAGAAAGCCAGCCTGCTCAGCTATCCGGCGGAAGAACCGCTGCTGTTTGTCGGCCATTACTGGCGGCGCGGCAAACCGGCGCCGTTGCGACCGAATCTGGCCTGTCTGGATTACAGCGCGGTGATGCGCGGCAAGCTGGTGGCCTATCGCCTGGATGATGAAGCACAGCTCGATCCGGGCAAGTTCGTCTGGGTCGAGGTAGAGCTGCCGGAGGCACCCCAGTGA
- a CDS encoding NAD(+) kinase, producing MEQFRNIGIIGRLGSARVLDTIRRLKRFLQDRHMHVVLEESIAEVLPGHGLQVSSRKLMGEICDLVIVVGGDGSMLGAARSLAQSKVPVLGINRGSLGFLTDISPDELELRVSEVLDGKYMVETRFLLDTEVRRQGEVIGTADALNDVVLHPGKSTRMIEFELYIDGHFVCSQKADGLIVATPTGSTAYALSAGGPIMHPKLDAMVIVPMYPHTLSGRPIVVDGNSELKIVVSPDMQIYPLVSCDGQNHVTCSPGDHIIVRKKPHKLKLIHPLEHNFYEVCRTKLGWGSRLGGGK from the coding sequence ATGGAGCAATTTCGCAATATCGGCATCATCGGTCGTCTGGGCAGTGCCCGGGTGCTCGATACCATCCGCCGTCTGAAGCGCTTTCTGCAGGATCGCCATATGCATGTGGTGCTCGAGGAAAGCATTGCCGAAGTGCTGCCCGGCCATGGCCTGCAGGTCTCCTCGCGCAAGCTGATGGGCGAAATCTGCGATCTGGTGATCGTCGTCGGCGGTGACGGCAGCATGCTCGGTGCGGCGCGCTCGCTGGCGCAGTCGAAAGTGCCGGTGCTGGGCATCAACCGTGGCAGCCTGGGCTTTCTCACCGATATCAGTCCGGACGAGCTGGAACTCAGGGTCAGCGAGGTGCTGGACGGCAAGTACATGGTCGAAACGCGCTTTCTGCTGGACACCGAAGTGCGCCGCCAGGGCGAGGTGATCGGCACCGCCGATGCGCTGAACGATGTGGTGCTGCACCCCGGCAAGTCGACGCGGATGATCGAGTTCGAACTGTATATCGACGGGCATTTCGTCTGCAGCCAGAAGGCCGACGGCCTGATCGTCGCCACACCGACCGGCTCGACCGCCTACGCACTGTCTGCCGGCGGGCCGATCATGCATCCCAAGCTGGATGCCATGGTCATCGTGCCGATGTACCCGCATACGCTGTCCGGCCGGCCGATCGTGGTGGACGGCAACAGCGAGCTGAAAATCGTCGTATCGCCGGATATGCAGATTTATCCGCTGGTTTCCTGCGACGGACAGAATCACGTCACCTGTTCGCCGGGCGATCACATCATCGTCCGCAAGAAGCCGCACAAGCTGAAGCTGATCCACCCGCTGGAACATAACTTCTACGAGGTTTGCCGAACCAAGCTGGGTTGGGGGAGCCGGCTGGGCGGAGGCAAGTAA